The nucleotide sequence TTGAAACAGCCGGACAAATAGCAGATACAGAAGGGTTTCACAATGTCACACTAGCCTCTGTTGCAAAAGCATTAAACATTAAAACACCTTCATTATATAACCATGTAAAAGGATTACCAGGGTTAAAAAAAGATTTCGCCTGCTATTCGATTCGCAAATTAAAAGAAGCCATGAGTGAAGCTGCAATCGGCAGAACAAGTGAGGAAGCGTTGTATGCAATTGGGCAGGCATATGTCGGATTTGTACGACAGCACCCTGGGCTGTATGAAGCAACATTAGCTGCCCCAGACCCGTTAGATGAAGAAGTACGGACTGCTGGAAATGAAATTGTTACATTGCTGCTTCGCGTCCTTGAACCATATAAGCTAGAAGAGAAGGTGGCTCTGCATACGGTCCGTGGGCTGCGAAGTATCGTACACGGCTTTGCGTCTTTAGAGCTTAAGCAAGGCTTTAACATGGACTTAGATACGGATGAAACATTGAAGCATTTGTTAGAAACATATTTAGCTGGGTTGAAACAAAGCTGATTTCTAGGGTTTCCTTAGAATCAGCTTTGTTTGCTGTCCAGTGTTAAAGGTTTTTCTTAAACACGTAGCTCACTTTATCGTAATCCATTTTTTCTTCGTAAAAGCGGTGAGCGTCTGTTCGCTGCAATCCGGATGACAGGGCAACAGCACCGAGGCCTTGTTCAGCTGCCCACGTATGGAGGTAAGCTAACAGTTTTTCGCCATAGCCTTTTGAGCGAACATGTTGGTCGGTTACTAAATCATAGACCCAAAGGTGGCGCTCATAATACAAGTTTGCTAGCGGAATAACGCCTGCTAACACGACAAGTTTTTCGTCAATATAGCCGCCAAACATACGGTATCCCTGTCTTTTCATATCTGCAAGAAGGTCCAGATAGACGTCTTTTGTTAGTTGAGGGCGAAGCTGATTCATTAATGGGAAGGCGGTCTTCATTTGTTCATCAGTTGTTAACTCATTGATTTTCATTTTTAAGCTCCTTTTTGTAAGAAAATACAATTAAATTATAAAGCGAAAGAGCTTATATTACTATAAGAAAAAGACGTGACTCCATTGGAATCACGTCTTTTTGACATTTATGCTTTCTTAACAGTCATTTCGTTATCAACAAGCTCTGCTTTCAAGCTTGTTACAGCTTCTTCGTCTAGAAGCACGTCGGCAATTTTATCTTCGATTTGTTCTTGGATAACACGGCGGAGCGGGCGGGCACCGAATGCTGGGTGGTAGCCTTGTGTTGCGATTTCCGCCTTCACTTCATCTGTAAATGTGATCTCGATGCCTTGCTCAGCAAGCTGCTCTTTCACATCTTGAAGTAGCAGCTCCACAATTTCGATAAGGTGTTCTTCTTTCAGCTGATTGAATTCGATTATACCGTCAAAGCGGTTTAAGAATTCAGGCTTGAAGAACGAACCGAGTGTTTCAAGAATGCTGCTTTCTTGCTCGAAATCATTCTTCGTAAAGCCGACTGTTTTCTTCTTCTCTGTTACACCTGCGTTGCTTGTCATAATAATCACAGTGTCTTTAAAGCTTACTGTGCGTCCTTGGCTGTCTGTTAAACGGCCATCCTCAAGAATTTGCAGGAACATATGCTGCACATCAGGGTGTGCTTTTTCAATTTCATCAAGCAGGATGATGCTGTATGGCTTGCGGCGAACTTGTTCAGTTAACTGGCCTGCTTCATCGTGACCGACATATCCTGGCGGTGAACCGATTAACTTAGACACCGCGTGTTTTTCCATGTACTCACTCATATCAAGGCGAACCATTGCTTCTTTGTCACCGAACAGCTCTTGAGCAAGTGATTTAGAAAGCTCGGTTTTCCCGACACCAGTTGGGCCGACGAATAGGAAGGAGCCGATTGGTCGATTCTTTTGTTTCAAGCCGGCGCGACTGCGGCGTACAGCTTTTGTTACCTTTTGTACGGCTTCTTCTTGACCAATAACTTTCGCATTCAGGCGTTTGTCTAAGTCTTTCATTTTTGCTTGTTCGTCTTTTTGCAGTTTGCGGACAGGGATACCTGTTTTCGTTTCAACAATGTGTTGAATGTCTTCCACTGCTACTTCGCCAATCACTTCATTTGTTTCTTTTGAAAGCTTCTCTTCTAGGTGAATTTCTTCTTTGCGAAGCTCTGCTGCGCGCTCATATTGCTCTGCGTTGGCAGCTTTTTCTTTTTCCTGCGCAATTTCATCTAAGCGGGCGCGAATGGACTCATCGCTTGAACCGCCGGCAAGTAAGTTTTTCTTCGAACCTGCTTCATCCATTAAATCAATTGCTTTGTCTGGAAGGAAGCGGTCTTGAATGTAGCGGTGTGACAGCTTCGCACACGCTTCAATCGCTTCATCACTAAATCTGATTTCATGGAATTTCTCGTACTTCTCTTGCAGTCCTTTCAGAATGGCAATTGTTTCTTTAACAGTCGGCTCATCCACCATTACAGGCTGGAAGCGACGTTCGAGTGCGGCGTCTTTTTCAATATCACGGTACTCTT is from Bacillus tianshenii and encodes:
- a CDS encoding TetR-like C-terminal domain-containing protein, producing MRQGINKQTVLETAGQIADTEGFHNVTLASVAKALNIKTPSLYNHVKGLPGLKKDFACYSIRKLKEAMSEAAIGRTSEEALYAIGQAYVGFVRQHPGLYEATLAAPDPLDEEVRTAGNEIVTLLLRVLEPYKLEEKVALHTVRGLRSIVHGFASLELKQGFNMDLDTDETLKHLLETYLAGLKQS
- a CDS encoding GNAT family N-acetyltransferase — its product is MKINELTTDEQMKTAFPLMNQLRPQLTKDVYLDLLADMKRQGYRMFGGYIDEKLVVLAGVIPLANLYYERHLWVYDLVTDQHVRSKGYGEKLLAYLHTWAAEQGLGAVALSSGLQRTDAHRFYEEKMDYDKVSYVFKKNL
- a CDS encoding AAA family ATPase, whose protein sequence is MKCQNCHQKQANVQLRLNINGQKKQMHLCSTCYHDIENELHTPHGQNPLASGFDGFGGYGSFDDFFGKGAGSPQGMEQASQHQTQHGGKGGGFLDQFGRNLSDAAKAGLIDPVIGRDEEIDRVTEILNRRNKNNPVLIGEPGVGKTAIAEGLALKISEGDVPTKLLNKEVYLLDVASLVSDTGIRGQFEERMKQLISELQQRKNVILFIDEIHQIVGAGSAQGSMDAGNILKPALARGELQVLGATTLKEYRDIEKDAALERRFQPVMVDEPTVKETIAILKGLQEKYEKFHEIRFSDEAIEACAKLSHRYIQDRFLPDKAIDLMDEAGSKKNLLAGGSSDESIRARLDEIAQEKEKAANAEQYERAAELRKEEIHLEEKLSKETNEVIGEVAVEDIQHIVETKTGIPVRKLQKDEQAKMKDLDKRLNAKVIGQEEAVQKVTKAVRRSRAGLKQKNRPIGSFLFVGPTGVGKTELSKSLAQELFGDKEAMVRLDMSEYMEKHAVSKLIGSPPGYVGHDEAGQLTEQVRRKPYSIILLDEIEKAHPDVQHMFLQILEDGRLTDSQGRTVSFKDTVIIMTSNAGVTEKKKTVGFTKNDFEQESSILETLGSFFKPEFLNRFDGIIEFNQLKEEHLIEIVELLLQDVKEQLAEQGIEITFTDEVKAEIATQGYHPAFGARPLRRVIQEQIEDKIADVLLDEEAVTSLKAELVDNEMTVKKA